The following proteins are co-located in the Pseudomonas fluorescens genome:
- the sctR gene encoding type III secretion system export apparatus subunit SctR has product MSFQGVDPLVLALFLAALSLMPMLLIVCTAFLKIVIVLMITRNAIGVQQVPPSMAINGIALAATLFIMAPVGYEIAEAVKVTPLNLSNVQTLQQTGLEAVKPLRAFMLRNVDPDVLTHLLENTARMWPAQMAQDVQREDLILLVPAFVLSQLQAGFEIGFLIYIPFIVIDLIVSNLLLALGMQMVSPMTISLPLKLLLFVLVSGWSRLLDSLFLSYL; this is encoded by the coding sequence ATGAGCTTTCAGGGGGTAGACCCTCTCGTACTCGCGCTGTTTCTTGCGGCATTGTCGTTGATGCCGATGTTGTTGATCGTGTGCACGGCGTTTTTGAAGATCGTGATCGTGCTGATGATCACGCGCAACGCCATCGGTGTGCAGCAAGTGCCGCCGAGCATGGCTATCAACGGCATCGCGTTGGCCGCAACGCTTTTTATCATGGCGCCGGTGGGGTATGAGATCGCCGAGGCCGTCAAGGTCACACCGTTGAACCTGAGCAACGTGCAGACGCTGCAGCAGACCGGGCTTGAAGCGGTTAAGCCGTTGCGGGCATTCATGCTGCGCAACGTTGACCCGGATGTGCTCACGCACTTGCTGGAAAACACCGCGCGCATGTGGCCGGCGCAGATGGCGCAGGACGTCCAGCGCGAGGACTTGATCCTGCTGGTGCCGGCATTTGTGCTGTCGCAGTTGCAGGCGGGGTTCGAGATCGGGTTTTTAATCTATATCCCGTTCATCGTGATCGACCTGATTGTCTCCAACCTCCTCCTGGCATTGGGCATGCAAATGGTCTCGCCCATGACCATTTCCCTGCCGCTCAAATTGCTGTTGTTTGTGCTCGTCTCCGGATGGTCGCGGTTGCTCGACAGCCTTTTCCTTTCTTACCTCTGA
- a CDS encoding FliI/YscN family ATPase, whose amino-acid sequence MNDSLQERLDAWQQRQSQALTRFAPVIQRGRIQRVNGMLLQCRLPEARIGDLCRVEKSLGDDMLAEIIGFDQQDAVLSALGNLEGVRVGAGVERLGVPHRVRVGDDLLGQVLDGFGRPIAGEGPSAFVETASGDASPVLCEAPLPTERPRINRALATGVRSIDGLLTLGEGQRVGLFAGAGCGKTTLLAEIARNVDCDVIVFGLIGERGRELREFLDHELDDALRAKAVLVCATSDRSSMERARAAFTATALAEGFRRKGKRVLLLIDSLTRFARAQREIGLAAGEPLGRGGLPPSVYSLLPRLVERAGLTRDGVITAIYTVLIEQDSMSDPVADEVRSLLDGHIVLSRKLAERGHYPAVDVLASLSRILSNVAEPGHIQAGTALRRLLSAYQQIELMLKLGEYQPGSDALTDMAVDSRQAVDGFLRQDLREPTPVAMTLEQLTELTAYVPF is encoded by the coding sequence GTGAACGATAGCCTGCAAGAGCGTCTGGACGCCTGGCAGCAGCGTCAGTCCCAGGCATTGACGCGCTTTGCGCCCGTCATCCAGCGCGGTCGCATCCAACGCGTCAACGGCATGCTGTTGCAGTGCCGGTTGCCCGAGGCGCGCATCGGTGATTTGTGCCGGGTCGAGAAGTCACTGGGTGACGACATGCTCGCCGAAATCATCGGTTTTGATCAGCAGGACGCGGTGCTCAGTGCCCTCGGTAATCTCGAAGGTGTACGGGTGGGCGCCGGCGTGGAGCGTCTGGGCGTGCCGCACCGGGTACGCGTCGGTGATGACTTGCTGGGCCAGGTGTTGGATGGTTTTGGTCGGCCGATTGCGGGCGAGGGGCCCAGTGCGTTTGTCGAAACCGCCAGCGGTGATGCGAGCCCGGTGTTGTGTGAGGCGCCGTTGCCCACGGAGCGCCCACGCATCAACCGGGCGTTGGCCACCGGCGTGCGCTCGATCGATGGGTTGCTGACCTTGGGCGAGGGCCAGCGCGTTGGTTTGTTTGCGGGTGCGGGGTGCGGCAAGACGACCTTGTTGGCCGAAATCGCGCGCAACGTGGATTGCGATGTGATTGTGTTCGGTTTGATCGGCGAACGGGGCCGCGAGCTGCGCGAGTTTCTCGATCATGAGTTGGACGACGCGTTGCGGGCCAAGGCGGTGCTGGTCTGCGCCACGTCCGACCGTTCCAGTATGGAGCGCGCCCGGGCCGCCTTTACGGCGACGGCGCTGGCCGAAGGGTTTCGGCGCAAGGGCAAGCGTGTGCTGCTGTTGATCGACTCCTTGACGCGTTTTGCCCGGGCCCAGCGCGAAATCGGTTTGGCCGCGGGTGAGCCGCTGGGCCGTGGTGGTTTGCCGCCTTCGGTCTACAGCCTGCTGCCACGTCTGGTCGAGCGCGCCGGGCTGACCCGCGACGGCGTGATCACGGCGATCTACACGGTGCTGATCGAGCAGGACTCCATGAGCGACCCGGTGGCGGACGAGGTTCGTTCGCTGCTGGACGGCCATATTGTGCTGTCACGCAAGCTGGCTGAGCGCGGCCATTATCCGGCAGTCGATGTGCTGGCCAGCCTTTCACGAATACTCAGCAACGTCGCTGAGCCTGGGCACATTCAAGCCGGTACGGCGTTGCGGCGCCTGCTGTCGGCGTATCAGCAGATCGAACTGATGCTCAAGTTGGGTGAGTACCAGCCAGGCAGCGATGCACTGACCGACATGGCGGTGGACAGCCGCCAGGCCGTCGATGGTTTTTTGCGTCAGGACTTGCGTGAGCCCACCCCTGTGGCGATGACCCTGGAGCAACTGACGGAGCTGACCGCGTATGTCCCATTCTGA
- the sctS gene encoding type III secretion system export apparatus subunit SctS, producing the protein MEPIVLFKQGMLLVVVLSAPPLIVAVVVGVLTSLVQALMQIQDQTLPFGIKLVAVGITLAVTGRWIGVELIQLINLTFDMIARSALN; encoded by the coding sequence ATGGAACCGATCGTGCTGTTCAAGCAGGGCATGCTGCTGGTGGTCGTGTTGTCGGCCCCGCCGCTGATCGTGGCGGTGGTCGTTGGTGTACTGACCTCGCTGGTGCAGGCCCTGATGCAGATCCAGGACCAGACGTTGCCGTTTGGCATCAAGCTGGTGGCGGTGGGTATCACGCTGGCTGTGACGGGCCGTTGGATTGGCGTGGAATTGATCCAGTTGATCAACCTCACCTTCGACATGATCGCCCGCTCGGCGCTCAACTGA
- a CDS encoding GNAT family N-acetyltransferase, translating to MNPQFPTHGITTERLLLQAAHPSHASALHAHLVANRAFLQPWEPSRDDEYFELGAISQRLATMAEKTACGEALHLLMLRDGQIIGSCNFTTIVRGAFQACHLGYALDESAQGQGLMHEALSAAIAYVFDEMKLHRIMANYRPENERSALVLKRLGFEREGAARAYLKINGEWADHVLTSLINSAHGDA from the coding sequence GTGAACCCTCAGTTCCCCACCCACGGCATCACCACCGAGCGGCTGTTGCTGCAAGCGGCTCACCCCTCTCACGCGAGCGCCCTGCACGCGCACCTCGTGGCCAACCGCGCGTTCCTCCAACCCTGGGAGCCCTCGCGCGACGATGAATATTTCGAACTGGGTGCGATCAGCCAACGCTTGGCAACCATGGCCGAGAAAACCGCCTGCGGCGAAGCGTTGCATCTGCTGATGCTGCGCGACGGGCAGATCATCGGCAGCTGTAACTTCACCACCATCGTGCGTGGCGCATTCCAAGCGTGCCATCTGGGTTATGCACTCGACGAGTCGGCTCAGGGCCAGGGGTTGATGCACGAAGCACTGAGCGCGGCGATTGCCTATGTGTTCGACGAGATGAAGCTTCATCGCATCATGGCCAACTACCGGCCCGAGAATGAACGCAGTGCGCTCGTGCTCAAACGGCTCGGGTTCGAGCGAGAGGGCGCAGCGCGGGCCTATCTCAAGATTAACGGCGAGTGGGCCGACCACGTGTTGACGTCGCTGATCAACAGCGCACACGGCGACGCATGA
- a CDS encoding type III secretion system HrpP C-terminal domain-containing protein — MTKVSTSPPKRPRPRAPRNDLAPGNALVVPWEQVRLFTQLFDHGGDGSGGGASLAGRKACTQVAMIEALTEQLAPRVVGASQWPLVAVLYLPRLGRINASVRREPGAWSIELAAEEASTAHWLGGVRQRFQDGLEQSVGVPVSLSLASVGPA; from the coding sequence ATGACCAAGGTGTCTACCAGCCCGCCCAAACGCCCACGCCCGCGTGCCCCCCGCAACGACCTCGCGCCGGGTAATGCACTGGTGGTGCCGTGGGAACAGGTCCGCCTGTTTACCCAGCTGTTTGACCATGGCGGTGACGGGAGCGGTGGCGGCGCTTCGCTGGCGGGGCGCAAGGCTTGCACCCAGGTGGCGATGATCGAAGCGTTGACCGAACAATTGGCGCCGCGTGTTGTGGGCGCCTCGCAGTGGCCGCTGGTGGCGGTCCTGTACTTGCCGCGCCTGGGGCGGATCAACGCGAGTGTGCGCCGTGAGCCGGGCGCGTGGAGCATTGAACTGGCGGCGGAGGAAGCCTCCACCGCGCACTGGCTGGGCGGCGTACGGCAACGCTTTCAGGATGGCCTTGAGCAGAGCGTGGGCGTGCCGGTGAGCTTGAGCCTGGCCAGTGTGGGCCCGGCATGA
- the sctW gene encoding type III secretion system gatekeeper subunit SctW — MKVEFNHDLHKVQSLDLPAPEKAAQARAHVAAPGVDELASIFSQEVALTSKALNQRAMGVRVTPTEQLAQLYDQLGHPAQTSLAALTRQVRQHLQQSPSVEKLLDLTGGDPARTYVVLRQITAQAEAEVRKTEAALARDALAKLEIRYKREIQAALNIAMALQANSDDPQERQAVRALYYANVVVRQSLASMMQALLGLYGGEQFSGGLNIMRRALADDIAACASSVPTAKLRTLLLGLQSCGQLGGVLSSCRTLIQRLKVEHDAVILLQRLLGYAGNGIAPSEVQRLADELAGSESAHQLASLNAVYPVLKTLPMALWRDTRGRQEGLHNFLLVMDEFTRLENSQARLGSDPRALA, encoded by the coding sequence ATGAAAGTCGAATTCAACCATGATCTGCACAAAGTCCAGAGCCTGGACCTGCCTGCACCTGAGAAGGCCGCCCAAGCCCGAGCGCACGTCGCCGCGCCCGGTGTCGATGAGCTCGCCAGCATTTTCAGCCAGGAAGTGGCGCTCACCAGTAAGGCACTGAACCAGCGCGCGATGGGCGTGCGTGTCACCCCTACCGAACAGCTTGCGCAACTCTATGATCAGTTGGGGCACCCGGCTCAGACGAGCCTGGCAGCCCTGACTCGCCAAGTCAGGCAGCACTTGCAGCAGTCGCCCAGTGTTGAAAAGTTGTTGGACCTCACGGGGGGCGACCCGGCGCGTACGTATGTGGTGCTGCGCCAGATTACGGCCCAGGCAGAAGCCGAGGTGCGCAAGACGGAAGCCGCGCTGGCACGTGATGCCCTGGCCAAACTGGAAATTCGCTACAAGCGGGAAATCCAGGCGGCCCTCAATATTGCGATGGCGTTGCAGGCCAACAGTGATGATCCGCAGGAGCGTCAGGCGGTACGTGCGCTGTATTACGCCAATGTGGTGGTGCGCCAGTCGCTGGCCAGCATGATGCAGGCGTTGTTGGGCCTGTACGGCGGTGAGCAGTTCTCTGGTGGGCTCAACATCATGCGCCGGGCCTTGGCTGACGATATTGCGGCCTGCGCCTCGTCGGTTCCGACGGCCAAGTTGCGCACGCTGCTGCTGGGCCTGCAAAGCTGCGGTCAATTGGGGGGCGTGCTGTCCAGTTGTCGCACGTTGATCCAGCGTCTGAAGGTTGAACACGACGCCGTCATCCTGTTGCAGCGCCTGTTGGGGTACGCCGGTAATGGCATCGCCCCGTCCGAGGTCCAGCGGCTGGCGGATGAGTTGGCGGGCAGCGAATCGGCCCACCAACTGGCCTCGCTCAATGCGGTCTACCCGGTGCTCAAAACGTTGCCCATGGCGTTGTGGCGCGATACGCGGGGGCGCCAGGAGGGCCTGCACAACTTTTTGCTGGTGATGGATGAGTTCACCCGCCTGGAGAACAGCCAGGCTCGGCTTGGCAGTGATCCGAGGGCATTGGCGTGA
- the sctV gene encoding type III secretion system export apparatus subunit SctV: MTVLATLNRWMLKAAQRAEVLGAVVVLAIVFIFIVPLPTWLVDILIALNICISCLLIVLALYLPGPLAFSSFPSILLLTTMFRLALSIATTRLILLEQDAGDIVEAFGNFVVGGNLAVGLVIFMILTLVNFLVITKGSERVAEVAARFSLDAMPGKQMSIDSDLRAGLIDGVQARDKRDQLSRESQLFGAMDGAMKFVKGDAIAGLVIVLINLLGGFSTGMFQHGMSAADSIALYSVLTIGDGLIAQIPALLISLTAGMIITRVAPDGRKGITNMGAEIARQMTSEPKSWMIASVGMLAFSALPGMPTLVFILIALITGCLGFYLMRQRQRQEQEAAGATVEMAPEENGLVDLRGFDPSRPYLLQFPPVLRGTDVVVELMHEIRKARNGIVARIGLTLPPFEVEFDASLADDEMRFCVHEVPMVKATQGQRVAVARSTFEDEPGNGIPGLLEREEQDWVWLAADHPLLDDPQLERFSALSLIIERMTQSMMLSGPQFLGIQESKSILGWLESNQPELVQELQRIMPLSRFSAVLQRLASEGVPLRAVRPIVESLIEYGQHEREPEALADYARIALKSQIFHQYSETDGLHAWLLAPQTENILREALRQTQTGVFFALDNDSSAALVSLLNQAFTLRPKTKSVMLVAQDLRSPLRTLLLEEFNHVPVLSFAELGSTSKVKVLGRFDLGQDVLMHGALA; the protein is encoded by the coding sequence GTGACCGTCCTGGCGACGCTTAACCGCTGGATGCTCAAGGCCGCACAACGTGCCGAAGTCCTTGGCGCGGTGGTGGTGTTGGCCATCGTGTTCATTTTTATCGTGCCATTGCCCACCTGGCTGGTGGATATCCTCATTGCACTGAACATCTGCATTTCCTGCCTGTTGATTGTGCTGGCGCTCTACCTGCCGGGGCCGTTGGCGTTTTCTTCGTTTCCGTCGATCCTGCTGTTGACCACCATGTTTCGCCTGGCCCTGTCGATTGCGACCACGCGCCTGATCCTGCTGGAACAGGACGCTGGCGATATCGTCGAGGCATTCGGCAATTTTGTGGTGGGCGGCAATCTGGCGGTGGGGTTGGTGATCTTCATGATCCTCACCCTGGTCAACTTCCTGGTGATTACCAAGGGGTCGGAGCGGGTTGCCGAAGTGGCGGCGCGGTTCAGTCTGGACGCGATGCCCGGCAAACAGATGTCCATCGACAGCGATTTGCGTGCGGGGTTGATCGACGGCGTGCAGGCGCGCGACAAGCGTGACCAGTTGTCCCGCGAGAGCCAGCTGTTCGGGGCCATGGACGGGGCCATGAAGTTCGTCAAGGGCGATGCCATCGCCGGCTTGGTGATCGTGTTGATCAACCTGCTGGGCGGCTTCTCCACCGGCATGTTCCAGCACGGCATGAGCGCCGCCGACTCGATCGCCTTGTATTCGGTGCTGACCATCGGCGACGGTCTGATCGCGCAGATTCCCGCGCTGCTGATCTCCCTGACCGCCGGCATGATCATCACCCGCGTGGCCCCCGATGGACGCAAGGGCATCACCAACATGGGCGCTGAAATTGCCCGCCAGATGACCAGCGAACCCAAGAGCTGGATGATCGCTTCGGTCGGAATGCTCGCCTTTTCGGCGTTGCCCGGCATGCCCACGCTGGTGTTCATCCTGATTGCACTGATCACCGGCTGCCTGGGTTTTTACCTGATGCGCCAGCGTCAACGCCAGGAGCAGGAAGCGGCCGGTGCCACCGTCGAGATGGCGCCGGAAGAGAACGGGCTTGTGGACTTGCGGGGGTTCGATCCCTCGCGGCCCTATCTCTTGCAGTTTCCGCCCGTGCTGCGTGGCACAGACGTGGTGGTAGAGCTCATGCACGAGATTCGCAAAGCGCGTAACGGCATCGTCGCCAGGATTGGCTTGACCCTGCCGCCGTTTGAGGTCGAGTTCGACGCCTCCCTGGCCGACGATGAAATGCGTTTTTGCGTGCATGAAGTGCCAATGGTCAAAGCCACCCAAGGCCAGCGAGTGGCGGTCGCGCGCTCGACATTCGAAGACGAACCGGGCAACGGCATCCCGGGGCTGCTCGAGCGTGAGGAGCAGGATTGGGTGTGGCTGGCCGCCGATCATCCGCTGCTTGACGATCCGCAGCTTGAGCGCTTCAGCGCCTTGAGCTTGATCATTGAGCGCATGACTCAATCGATGATGCTCAGTGGGCCGCAGTTTCTCGGGATCCAGGAGAGCAAGTCGATCCTCGGCTGGCTTGAAAGCAATCAGCCCGAGCTGGTTCAGGAGCTGCAGCGCATCATGCCGTTGTCGCGTTTTTCGGCGGTGCTGCAGCGCCTGGCCAGCGAAGGGGTGCCGCTGCGCGCGGTGCGGCCGATTGTCGAATCGTTGATCGAGTATGGCCAGCACGAGCGTGAGCCGGAGGCCTTGGCTGACTACGCGCGCATTGCGCTCAAATCGCAGATTTTTCACCAGTACAGTGAGACCGACGGTTTGCATGCCTGGCTGCTGGCGCCGCAGACCGAGAACATCTTGCGTGAGGCGTTGCGCCAGACGCAGACCGGGGTGTTTTTTGCGCTCGACAATGACAGCAGCGCGGCGCTGGTCAGCTTGCTCAACCAGGCCTTTACCCTGCGGCCAAAAACGAAAAGCGTGATGCTGGTGGCGCAGGATCTGCGTAGCCCTTTGCGCACGCTGTTGCTCGAAGAATTCAACCATGTGCCGGTGCTGTCGTTCGCCGAATTGGGCAGCACCTCCAAGGTAAAAGTGCTGGGGCGTTTCGATCTTGGCCAGGACGTGTTGATGCACGGGGCGTTGGCATGA
- the sctO gene encoding type III secretion system stalk subunit SctO produces MSHSDSHPADPMLGEIETLRRLRRHRADRAERALREAKRTQQALLANIRQAKDTLEQTRLDEAAQSAQMLSEHQGQVLTFQALKAWSAQEQTLSASTRREEGQLHELQGQRERQEIEIGSAQKQVTLSLRQVEKLQELSILLAQEPT; encoded by the coding sequence ATGTCCCATTCTGATTCGCACCCTGCTGACCCGATGCTCGGCGAAATCGAGACCCTGCGACGTTTGCGCAGGCACCGCGCAGACCGTGCCGAACGCGCGTTGCGTGAGGCGAAAAGAACCCAGCAGGCCTTGTTGGCAAACATCCGCCAGGCAAAGGACACCCTTGAACAAACCCGTCTGGATGAGGCTGCGCAAAGTGCGCAAATGCTTAGCGAGCACCAAGGGCAGGTGCTGACCTTTCAGGCACTGAAAGCCTGGAGCGCCCAGGAGCAGACATTGTCCGCCAGCACCCGGCGCGAGGAAGGCCAATTGCATGAGCTGCAAGGCCAGCGGGAGCGGCAGGAAATTGAAATCGGCAGTGCCCAGAAGCAGGTGACCTTAAGCCTGCGCCAAGTCGAAAAACTTCAGGAATTGTCCATTTTGCTGGCTCAGGAGCCAACATGA
- a CDS encoding DUF6124 family protein, which produces MTKALPDPPADCFVVNENLSFEDAQLYLSHLIHSASATVLDCGDHLPPHDRARIHAVWHLLEMAKTVIDRSIESLHPRTAQPTHE; this is translated from the coding sequence ATGACCAAAGCACTCCCCGACCCACCCGCAGACTGCTTCGTCGTCAACGAAAACCTCAGCTTCGAAGACGCCCAGCTCTACCTTTCCCACCTGATCCACAGCGCCAGCGCCACCGTCCTCGACTGCGGTGACCACCTGCCACCCCACGACCGCGCCAGGATCCACGCCGTATGGCACTTGCTCGAAATGGCCAAGACCGTGATCGACCGCTCGATTGAAAGCCTGCACCCGCGCACGGCCCAGCCGACGCACGAATGA
- a CDS encoding FliM/FliN family flagellar motor switch protein, producing MMAALLNLPTVMADAVAARRRMGHGLRMPFQVAEQSGELLLEPGPAPAGIQPLCFETACGVLAFGEPGPLFSLMGECPVTLAQSGNDPDSWFWELFQHHLSTQVRGLLGYLRLRVSEAPSDFGCRLTVTLGASRVVGYLWLAPESFLAVCEAGPWQPVAQPLPASFQVAVAVLLGRLQLPITQVSSLRAGDVVLLEQGFFQARGDGYVQVGRQRLHGRIDDESGPLCLTLTSIEDMFVDEDFAAQHYLGQEDDTPVEDVFGNEPFDELSMALNVRCGTLNLTLGELRNLAPGAVLGLCGYAPGMAGLYYGDRPIGQGQLVEVDGRLGLQLTRVMVSR from the coding sequence ATGATGGCCGCGTTGCTGAACCTGCCCACGGTCATGGCTGACGCGGTGGCTGCACGGCGTCGGATGGGGCATGGCTTGCGTATGCCGTTTCAGGTTGCCGAGCAGAGCGGTGAGCTGCTGCTTGAGCCCGGGCCGGCGCCGGCGGGTATCCAGCCGTTGTGCTTCGAGACAGCCTGCGGGGTGCTGGCGTTCGGTGAGCCCGGGCCGTTGTTCAGCCTGATGGGCGAGTGCCCGGTGACGCTGGCGCAGTCGGGTAACGATCCGGATTCATGGTTTTGGGAGCTGTTCCAGCACCACCTCAGCACCCAGGTGCGCGGGTTGTTGGGCTACCTGCGCTTGCGCGTGAGTGAGGCCCCTTCGGACTTTGGTTGCCGCCTCACGGTGACCTTGGGCGCGTCCAGGGTCGTGGGCTATCTGTGGCTGGCCCCGGAGAGTTTTCTCGCCGTGTGCGAAGCGGGGCCCTGGCAGCCTGTCGCCCAGCCGCTACCGGCGTCGTTCCAAGTGGCTGTTGCGGTGCTACTGGGGCGCCTGCAGTTGCCCATTACCCAAGTCAGCAGCCTGCGCGCGGGCGATGTGGTTTTGCTTGAGCAGGGTTTTTTTCAAGCCCGGGGCGACGGCTACGTGCAGGTCGGCAGGCAACGCCTGCATGGGCGTATTGATGATGAGTCCGGGCCCTTGTGCCTGACCCTAACTTCTATTGAGGACATGTTTGTGGACGAGGATTTTGCAGCGCAGCACTACCTTGGGCAGGAGGACGACACGCCGGTGGAGGATGTCTTCGGCAACGAGCCGTTCGATGAATTGAGCATGGCCCTGAACGTGCGCTGCGGGACGCTGAACCTGACCCTCGGCGAGTTGCGCAATCTGGCTCCCGGCGCGGTGTTGGGGCTCTGCGGGTATGCACCGGGCATGGCCGGGCTCTATTACGGCGACCGGCCTATCGGCCAGGGCCAGTTGGTCGAAGTGGACGGGCGGCTCGGTCTGCAACTAACGCGAGTGATGGTGTCCCGATGA
- a CDS encoding RNA polymerase sigma factor → MNIPIEALAQLVGGSPQFMLQLTDDQQKKLRRFIHKRVLNPEDADDILQLTYLEAWRNRERFSGQATLSTWMCGIAQNLIRNHFRRMYAKPVHCEFDESLWHGQEENNNLDWEFEVNRRLEKTLSAIDHLPAEMRRTLYASLETDGSYQDTADVLDIPIGTVRSRLSRAREHLKRVTHNPLHP, encoded by the coding sequence GTGAATATCCCTATTGAAGCTTTAGCGCAGCTCGTTGGCGGCTCGCCTCAATTCATGCTCCAACTGACGGACGACCAGCAGAAGAAACTCCGGCGTTTTATTCATAAACGCGTACTCAACCCCGAAGATGCAGATGACATCCTGCAACTGACGTACCTGGAAGCCTGGCGCAACCGCGAGCGCTTCAGTGGTCAGGCCACCCTCAGCACCTGGATGTGCGGCATTGCGCAGAACCTGATCCGCAACCATTTCCGGCGGATGTATGCCAAACCGGTGCATTGCGAATTCGATGAGTCGCTGTGGCATGGACAAGAGGAAAACAACAACCTGGATTGGGAATTCGAGGTCAACCGCCGACTGGAGAAAACCCTGAGCGCCATCGACCATCTGCCGGCAGAAATGCGCAGGACGTTGTACGCCTCGCTGGAAACCGACGGCAGCTATCAGGACACTGCCGACGTGTTGGACATCCCCATCGGTACCGTTCGCTCACGCCTGTCACGGGCGCGTGAACACCTCAAACGCGTCACGCACAACCCGCTGCACCCGTAA
- a CDS encoding FHA domain-containing protein, which yields MFELRVLDGLHQGAALPLFGEQWSIGAHADADLLLNDAGIAEYHARLRLVGSRWSVQAEAGLLQGPDGLVQAQIANLALGSAFSMGTIRLCVTPADHPWPQAAAPQPVPVAPDHEAALTLTLSSLSPSRQKHLISLVLVLAVIFVAVGIASTGDRDAQASLMPALEQKRELASPFEVRQQLLKMLGERELGPKVNLLVINGQIVLDGEVAQDDVELVTRMLSRFGEQFDTAVPVLSRVRVSDGTLPFKILQIVGGPNGHVVLEQGERLFVGDEVDGLRLVLIDNNKVVFDGTQRYEVRW from the coding sequence ATGTTCGAGCTGCGTGTGTTGGATGGTTTGCATCAGGGCGCCGCGCTGCCCTTGTTCGGTGAGCAATGGAGTATCGGTGCGCATGCCGACGCCGACCTTTTGCTCAACGATGCCGGGATTGCCGAGTATCACGCACGGTTGCGGCTGGTCGGTTCACGTTGGTCGGTGCAGGCAGAAGCGGGGCTGCTTCAAGGGCCCGATGGCCTGGTCCAGGCGCAGATCGCCAACCTTGCACTCGGCAGCGCTTTTTCAATGGGCACCATTCGTTTGTGTGTCACGCCGGCCGACCATCCCTGGCCCCAGGCGGCTGCCCCCCAGCCTGTACCCGTGGCGCCCGATCACGAGGCCGCGTTGACGCTGACGTTGTCTTCCCTCTCGCCGTCGCGGCAGAAGCACTTGATCAGCCTGGTGCTGGTGCTTGCCGTGATCTTCGTGGCGGTCGGTATCGCCTCCACGGGAGACCGCGATGCACAGGCGTCATTGATGCCGGCGCTGGAGCAAAAACGTGAGCTTGCCTCGCCTTTCGAGGTGCGTCAGCAACTGCTGAAAATGCTCGGCGAGCGTGAATTGGGCCCGAAGGTCAACTTGCTGGTGATCAATGGCCAGATTGTGCTGGACGGCGAAGTCGCCCAGGACGACGTGGAATTGGTGACCCGCATGCTCAGCCGGTTTGGCGAGCAGTTTGATACCGCCGTGCCGGTGTTGAGCCGTGTGCGGGTCAGCGACGGCACGCTGCCTTTCAAGATTTTGCAGATCGTTGGCGGGCCCAACGGCCATGTGGTCCTGGAGCAAGGTGAGCGCCTCTTTGTGGGTGACGAAGTGGACGGGTTGCGCTTGGTGCTGATTGATAACAACAAGGTGGTTTTCGATGGAACACAACGTTATGAGGTGCGCTGGTGA